From Gossypium raimondii isolate GPD5lz chromosome 11, ASM2569854v1, whole genome shotgun sequence:
GAGAACAAAAACTCGTCGTTGTCCCCTGCAACCAAGTTTATGGCACGGGCTGAACCGCGAATTGTTCCGATAACCGGAACAATGGCTGAACCTATGCATACACTTCCTACAAAATGCTTGACCGTGTCATGGAAAGTCGCCCGAGTGTTGATATCGACTCCGCAAGCAAAATTCATGTATCTGATTCGTGAGATTGTGACATACAGCATGTTCTTGATCACTTGCATACTCCATAAGAAGGAAAGCAGGATGACTACGATGAACGCGATGTCTAAGCTGGTTCCGGTGGCGGTTGCTCCTCCGATTCCGGTCACCGAGAAAGAGGAGTAGACTAAACAGGTTATGATGGAAACAATGACAAATGTAGTGGTGTTATAAGGTGGAGCAGATGTGGAAACTGTGAGGATCTTGGATGCATAGTCAAATCTGGAATTCACCCAACAGGCATAGAGGGATTGGATGACGCCTGAAAGGATTGCAATTGTACCTGCTGCCAAACTTAGAGGAGATCCAATCAGTATATGGAGCACACCGACAGCACATGTTAGCAGGGGCGTAAACCAGAAGACAGTTTTGATGGCCTTTGATGGACAGTGGAAAGTGATGGATTGCCATATAAAAGAAACGATGCCAGCAGAAGCCGTTGAAACAAGAAGTGGAGGGTACCATTTCTTGGGGTGGAAACGATCGGTACTGCCGGCGTAGATCAGGCCACGGATAGTTAAGACGATAACTAAGATGGAGACGAGGAACAATTGAACGAAGAAAATGATTTGAAAGAGCTTCCTGAGGAGCTGCCCCCCCACAGTTGGTTCTATCTTGATGCTTGGTTCTTGTTGTACCTGTTAGTCAAACCagttaaaaccaaaaattaaagatgGAAGGTCAAGATGCaagaattgattaaatgaaatgaaaagataaGCGTGGGGAAGATTTTCTAAGAAGAAACAAGAAATGGGGTTGAAAGAGACCTTAACAATGGCTGTGGATTGAGTTCTTTGTCCTTGAATCTGCATATTAGAGCCCGTAGATCTTTCCATTTGTTGGCCTTCGTCTTCCTTAGCAGCCACGATTATAAGCAAGAGTTGATTAAACTTAAACTACTCTTCCCAGATTTCAagaacatttttatttgttattgttgaaaccAAGACTCAATTACTTGTTGAAGTCTTTTAATACTAATCATGGTTCACGCATTTTCATGAGTTGACCAACCccttttccttccttttttctttttctatttaaagATTTGGACTAACCTGTAAGTCAGGTTATCAACTTATCCATCCATCCTACCagtacttttttataatttataaataattttatttaaatataaatattaaaaaaataatattttaatattattgtaaatagtaaaatattttttccctttcttttacatttatattaaattttaatatcatttattatatgtttatgagaaaattattttttagaatacgAAATATTTTTAAGAGTACCCCAATACTATAGGTGTCAAGTTACTTTAATCCATGCTATGCATGTTAGGAAGCAATATTGTGAAAAGCACATGCCAAGAAATTCGACACATGTGGATATCAAGTTCAGGGTCAAGAGGTTATCTAGTAATTAGCCCAACCAATTGAATTTAATACAATAGAAGTTACTCTCATGGTTGTCGACTTCTGCCttataaaaaatcatccatTCATATCTCTTCCCACCAAAAATCTTCCAAACCTCTCCAActttccaaaaaaaaacttttttttttacttatccTTTGGGA
This genomic window contains:
- the LOC105804393 gene encoding protein PNS1, whose product is MERSTGSNMQIQGQRTQSTAIVKVQQEPSIKIEPTVGGQLLRKLFQIIFFVQLFLVSILVIVLTIRGLIYAGSTDRFHPKKWYPPLLVSTASAGIVSFIWQSITFHCPSKAIKTVFWFTPLLTCAVGVLHILIGSPLSLAAGTIAILSGVIQSLYACWVNSRFDYASKILTVSTSAPPYNTTTFVIVSIITCLVYSSFSVTGIGGATATGTSLDIAFIVVILLSFLWSMQVIKNMLYVTISRIRYMNFACGVDINTRATFHDTVKHFVGSVCIGSAIVPVIGTIRGSARAINLVAGDNDEFLFSCADCYSGFASTLITYGNRWGFVHVGVYNKGFIQASADTWEMFKRVELISLIDSDLTGVFCFLSGVAVGSICGIVGGTWELIIHKGYATEVSIYAFLIGYFMCRIALAWQQASVSAYYVSYAENPQSLRFDATIPVRIEQLHRFQV